The following are encoded in a window of Halosolutus halophilus genomic DNA:
- a CDS encoding MBL fold metallo-hydrolase, translated as MEISYEHANPRAGNESFLLRIEQECKLRTPCILVDAGDGVDTSTLLGDDEYLAAILLTHAHLDHYQSLDEAHRDGAPIFTSPGTAAILEDVLAEGARHHSMSDTDTILERVEAIDDWVDVVGDDISVAPVPAGHTPGACGFLIRARDSQESFRALATGDFTRREAGGYVGFDPEQFLEVDALFLTAATNDGVDETITGIVETLAARANAGSKTLCTASGLTGVHLATLLGSIEHELDYAIPVTLVGQVAKLYDALEYDYPNVDTVPEFAIPHDCLEEGTVTIAGPEVPVEGSSERLFEAIRDDGNATLVQVQGGTTTAKDAGDFAGTVSSFAFSNHPTEAILDEIVETIAPTHVVVSHQRGRSLERYKDKWDAYTWATGSSGTEQLYLDGSFCAPGWIGDATKRRVRNRDKQRSTIDLGDGVLQAAASVPKLERRETADLEREGVDVARLREELHIGHSEEAMATTTVEPEAETDTTQNARGAPVCVTDGGLYRTVGQPSSDNKHITPDPTEVADEIANPTVINVLCDSASAESDTSPDETTAERTPKADTKETGGKETNGGEEDESATATETADETTEISYTERTGSEAEDEETSDSDSTMSETTTEEATGTVTDEPVTETVRIDPAIRTLAEHRASSEGESTESFVESAVRTYLAEALRGNEPWSETAGVTERELTIDADPALEKLIATTAANDDTSDAESFVVRTLCDAIGLDVDDRELPVRALEEMDELIVATTENENCPHETTDEVVQAALERRVL; from the coding sequence ATGGAGATTTCTTATGAGCATGCGAATCCGAGGGCGGGCAACGAGTCGTTTCTTCTTCGGATCGAGCAAGAATGCAAGCTGCGGACTCCTTGTATTCTCGTGGATGCGGGAGACGGTGTCGACACATCGACGCTACTCGGTGACGACGAATACTTGGCAGCGATACTCCTCACGCACGCGCACCTCGATCACTACCAATCGCTGGACGAAGCCCATCGTGACGGCGCACCGATTTTCACATCTCCCGGAACGGCAGCGATTCTCGAGGACGTCTTAGCAGAGGGTGCACGGCATCATTCGATGTCAGATACGGACACGATACTCGAGCGCGTCGAAGCGATCGACGACTGGGTCGACGTCGTCGGTGATGACATCAGCGTGGCCCCCGTGCCAGCGGGGCATACGCCAGGAGCGTGCGGATTCCTGATTCGAGCCCGTGATAGCCAAGAGAGTTTCCGTGCGCTCGCTACCGGAGACTTCACACGACGCGAGGCTGGCGGATACGTCGGATTCGATCCAGAGCAGTTCCTCGAGGTCGATGCACTGTTCCTCACGGCCGCGACGAACGATGGCGTCGACGAGACGATCACGGGTATCGTCGAAACGCTCGCCGCTCGTGCGAACGCCGGATCGAAGACGCTCTGTACGGCAAGCGGGCTGACTGGCGTTCATCTGGCGACGCTTCTCGGTTCGATCGAGCACGAACTCGATTACGCGATCCCAGTTACCCTCGTCGGACAGGTCGCGAAACTCTACGATGCGCTGGAATACGACTATCCGAACGTAGATACCGTCCCAGAGTTTGCGATTCCTCACGACTGCCTCGAGGAAGGGACCGTAACTATCGCTGGGCCGGAGGTTCCAGTCGAAGGAAGTAGCGAACGACTCTTCGAGGCGATTCGTGACGACGGGAACGCGACGTTGGTACAGGTACAAGGAGGAACCACGACCGCGAAAGACGCTGGCGATTTCGCTGGAACCGTTTCGTCGTTCGCGTTCTCGAATCATCCGACTGAAGCGATTCTCGACGAGATCGTCGAAACGATCGCTCCGACTCACGTCGTCGTTTCGCACCAGCGTGGCCGATCTCTGGAGCGGTACAAGGACAAGTGGGACGCATATACGTGGGCAACCGGCAGTTCCGGGACGGAGCAGCTGTATCTAGATGGAAGCTTCTGTGCCCCGGGTTGGATCGGCGATGCCACGAAGCGACGCGTGCGCAATCGCGACAAGCAACGAAGTACGATCGACCTCGGAGACGGAGTCCTGCAAGCAGCAGCGAGTGTTCCGAAACTCGAGCGGCGAGAAACGGCCGACCTCGAACGAGAAGGTGTCGATGTCGCTCGACTCCGTGAAGAACTCCATATCGGGCACAGCGAAGAGGCAATGGCGACTACTACCGTGGAGCCCGAAGCGGAGACAGATACCACGCAGAACGCACGCGGCGCTCCTGTTTGTGTGACCGATGGGGGATTGTATCGAACCGTTGGCCAGCCATCCAGTGACAATAAACACATCACACCAGATCCGACAGAGGTAGCTGACGAAATCGCTAATCCGACCGTCATCAACGTGTTGTGCGACTCGGCGTCAGCGGAGAGCGATACCTCCCCGGACGAGACTACTGCCGAACGGACACCGAAAGCCGATACGAAGGAAACCGGCGGAAAAGAAACCAACGGCGGTGAAGAGGATGAATCCGCTACCGCGACGGAAACCGCCGACGAAACGACGGAGATCTCGTACACGGAACGAACTGGGAGCGAGGCCGAGGACGAGGAGACGTCAGATTCGGATTCGACAATGAGTGAAACCACGACTGAGGAGGCGACAGGAACGGTGACCGACGAACCAGTAACTGAAACCGTTCGAATCGATCCCGCGATTCGAACACTCGCCGAACATCGCGCTAGTAGCGAGGGCGAATCGACCGAATCGTTCGTCGAGTCGGCAGTCAGAACATACCTCGCGGAAGCGCTGCGCGGCAACGAACCGTGGTCCGAAACGGCAGGAGTCACCGAACGAGAACTCACGATCGATGCCGATCCAGCACTCGAGAAGCTCATCGCAACTACTGCTGCGAACGACGACACATCGGACGCGGAGTCCTTCGTCGTCCGGACGCTCTGCGATGCGATCGGTCTCGACGTCGATGATCGCGAGCTACCGGTTCGTGCCCTCGAGGAAATGGATGAACTCATCGTCGCGACGACCGAGAACGAGAACTGTCCCCACGAAACGACGGACGAAGTCGTTCAGGCGGCTCTCGAGCGACGAGTCTTGTAA
- a CDS encoding ATP-binding protein: protein MTDAGSEEEFIADAKRHNEWWSEDRPATVVEAASLTPRSDFHQLLKTVDEARQNGTENLVYQIYGQTGIGKTTLFQQLIAALLDTTDFPEGGRDHEIVGSVSPRQILYVPLEASLYHLERPDDAITRLKQVVDYFDSHVAPRRGRKYILLDDVGALNLEEDERDELLDLVNQRTYLFLTGIVASQVDLKTGSDADEIDAFEGPTPVLPMKFVDTVQHRAAEGGFQVDFGSEFRERLEAYQSDGLPGPAPIKAVRRSLDLRDGGASIDDAIASLDELYFEHLSPSQRDDLHDASREYLQIGGTVHRAGDASVRNELTKSHFLLYLYKELAKHESIQKPENLHKLSSIAASQAGEELRYTDISDRIGVDRRTVDSYLEALDEGIAVSESHDYSLRRYRRTRLYLRNPRHVVLLSQRQEHYGFEEYSHESTLNHEFEYKLARTVAFDHAKRLAFTVGAYDVEYCETESGLVDYVLQRVGHVLPFVLSYHPYTDAAEQTAVEFDPSAGQHTKPDSEELQDYNYEAPCRFIITDSLPKDVLEQGSLRVSRDDNDICYLPYWVFLLIC from the coding sequence ATGACCGACGCAGGTAGTGAAGAGGAGTTTATCGCCGACGCCAAGCGCCACAACGAGTGGTGGAGCGAGGATCGACCGGCGACAGTCGTGGAAGCTGCCTCACTCACTCCGCGTTCCGACTTTCACCAACTTCTCAAAACGGTTGACGAAGCGCGACAAAACGGCACGGAGAATCTCGTCTACCAGATCTACGGACAGACCGGGATCGGAAAGACGACGCTCTTCCAGCAGCTCATCGCGGCACTGCTGGACACGACCGACTTTCCGGAAGGCGGACGCGATCACGAAATCGTCGGATCGGTATCGCCACGTCAGATACTATATGTCCCACTCGAAGCGTCCCTCTATCACTTAGAGCGCCCAGACGATGCGATTACACGGTTGAAGCAAGTCGTAGACTACTTCGACTCACACGTTGCTCCGCGGCGAGGTCGAAAGTACATACTCCTGGACGACGTCGGTGCGCTCAATCTCGAGGAAGACGAACGCGATGAGCTTCTCGATCTTGTAAACCAACGAACGTATCTGTTTCTCACGGGGATCGTCGCTTCGCAAGTCGATCTCAAGACGGGATCGGATGCCGACGAAATAGACGCGTTCGAAGGCCCCACACCAGTACTCCCGATGAAATTCGTCGATACGGTTCAACATCGTGCCGCCGAGGGCGGATTCCAGGTAGATTTCGGCTCCGAATTCCGGGAGCGGCTCGAAGCATATCAGTCGGACGGATTACCCGGACCGGCACCGATCAAGGCTGTTCGACGGTCGCTCGATTTGAGAGACGGTGGAGCCAGTATCGATGACGCGATCGCGTCCCTCGACGAGCTCTATTTCGAACACCTCTCACCGAGTCAGCGAGACGATCTCCACGATGCGTCGCGTGAGTACTTGCAGATCGGTGGGACGGTACACCGCGCTGGTGACGCGTCGGTACGAAATGAACTCACCAAATCACACTTTTTGCTGTATCTATACAAGGAGTTAGCGAAGCACGAATCCATTCAAAAGCCCGAAAATCTCCATAAACTCAGTTCGATCGCGGCGAGTCAAGCCGGCGAAGAACTTCGGTACACAGATATCAGTGATCGAATCGGTGTCGATCGCCGGACGGTCGACAGTTATCTCGAGGCATTGGATGAGGGAATCGCAGTCTCTGAGTCTCACGATTACTCGCTTCGTCGGTATCGGCGAACTCGTCTCTATCTCCGCAATCCCCGGCACGTTGTTTTGCTCTCACAGCGTCAGGAACACTATGGATTCGAGGAGTACAGTCACGAAAGCACACTCAATCATGAGTTCGAGTACAAATTAGCCAGAACGGTCGCGTTCGACCATGCGAAGCGTCTCGCGTTCACTGTCGGCGCCTACGACGTCGAATACTGCGAGACGGAGTCCGGACTCGTAGATTACGTCCTTCAGCGCGTGGGCCACGTTCTGCCGTTCGTCCTCTCGTACCATCCCTATACAGACGCTGCCGAACAAACCGCGGTCGAATTCGATCCTTCTGCCGGACAACATACGAAACCCGATAGCGAGGAGCTACAGGACTACAACTACGAAGCACCATGTCGGTTCATCATCACAGATAGTCTTCCGAAGGACGTACTCGAGCAGGGATCACTACGTGTTTCCCGTGACGATAACGATATCTGCTACCTGCCGTACTGGGTATTCTTACTGATCTGTTGA
- a CDS encoding DEAD/DEAH box helicase: MDQRPDIEEMISWLQDRGYYSDQIVHHEIVDGQEATTDDLEIEPPVATALEQRGISNLYTHQVRAIQAVREGYNTVVATPTASGKTLTYTVPALERGLEGAGKTLYVAPYRALINDQEQTFREVTSELRFGESVDIAVQTGETETSERRAIKQRQPDVLLTTIDQIHLSLIPFAHGHNHWRWLFQQLETVVLDEVHMYRGYFGSHASLVLRRLNRLLDHYDTDPEYVCCSATIGNPVEHAAAVTAQPEDSFTLVNDDRSASGDRHWLFWNPPLKEETNDSASIDDPAVDPDGEIQAGHNEESPIAIAASTNGSQEDSHSRSNTDNRQASPISPPAGQSVVGPDERTVSHHDEVAGGERRSQHIESVRLFCDLVARGYQTLVFTSARQGAEQYANWADKELRSWGHHDLADDIYAYHAALDGERRQELEMALRKGEARGVWSTNALELGIDIGTLDVVLLDGYPGTSMSTFQRAGRAGRGEDSCLVVLVGADNPLDQYLLRDPSQLFESGAEQATVNPSNDAILPDHVVCAASDHYLSPDDEEYFGPDLPSIVTDLEATERLRRVDGDRIRWNAVEDNVQWETNIRSIDEREITLIDRNRDEHLGTLEYSAALRDAHPDAIYTHQKQSYRVAELNLERDRAYFESVETSAYTRPLREKEITIEDTVNTETVDYGGVAFEKTLARMTVADSVTGYLHYTHPNDESPAEQTFDKPLPPATVETTGLFFTVPSEVEASITAQTEEQDEYLSALHAIEHALISLYPREVLCDRADIGGLSIVAHPQTVRGTIFVHDIYPGGAGYSASAYEQLEGLLEQTLELVKGCSCEEGCPSCIHSPHCGNANRNLDKVLSVDLLDAILN, from the coding sequence ATGGACCAGCGGCCTGATATTGAGGAGATGATTTCTTGGCTCCAGGATCGAGGCTATTATTCCGACCAGATCGTTCACCATGAGATCGTTGACGGTCAGGAAGCTACGACAGACGACCTCGAGATCGAACCACCGGTAGCGACTGCACTCGAGCAGAGGGGTATCTCTAATCTTTACACGCATCAGGTTCGAGCGATCCAGGCAGTTCGAGAGGGGTACAACACCGTAGTTGCGACACCGACTGCGTCCGGAAAGACGCTAACGTACACTGTACCAGCGCTCGAACGCGGCCTCGAAGGAGCGGGAAAAACACTCTACGTTGCCCCCTATCGCGCCCTCATCAATGATCAGGAGCAGACCTTTCGTGAGGTCACTAGCGAACTTAGGTTTGGTGAGAGCGTTGATATTGCTGTCCAGACCGGCGAAACAGAAACGTCCGAACGACGAGCTATCAAGCAGCGGCAACCAGACGTTCTCCTGACGACTATCGACCAGATTCACCTAAGTCTCATCCCGTTTGCTCATGGACACAATCACTGGCGGTGGCTGTTTCAGCAGTTAGAGACAGTTGTCCTCGACGAGGTCCATATGTATCGGGGCTACTTCGGAAGTCACGCTTCTCTGGTCCTTCGGCGACTGAACCGACTGTTGGATCATTACGATACGGATCCGGAGTACGTTTGTTGTTCGGCGACGATTGGAAATCCGGTTGAACATGCAGCAGCTGTTACGGCCCAACCAGAGGATTCGTTCACACTCGTCAACGACGATCGGAGTGCGTCCGGCGACCGTCACTGGCTATTCTGGAATCCGCCGTTGAAAGAGGAGACCAATGACTCTGCCTCAATTGACGATCCAGCCGTCGATCCTGATGGAGAGATTCAAGCTGGTCACAATGAAGAGTCTCCTATCGCTATCGCGGCTTCGACGAATGGTTCCCAAGAGGACAGTCACTCACGATCGAACACCGACAACCGACAGGCCAGTCCAATTTCCCCACCAGCTGGACAATCTGTAGTTGGGCCAGACGAACGCACCGTTTCTCACCACGACGAAGTCGCCGGCGGTGAACGGCGTTCACAACATATCGAGTCAGTACGGCTGTTCTGCGACCTCGTTGCACGAGGCTATCAGACGCTCGTGTTCACATCGGCCCGACAGGGGGCTGAGCAGTACGCGAACTGGGCCGACAAGGAACTCCGGTCGTGGGGTCATCACGACCTCGCTGACGATATCTACGCTTATCACGCCGCTCTTGACGGCGAACGTCGGCAAGAACTCGAGATGGCCCTCCGAAAGGGAGAGGCACGTGGAGTCTGGAGTACGAACGCACTTGAACTCGGGATCGACATCGGAACGCTCGATGTAGTGTTACTCGATGGGTACCCGGGAACGTCGATGAGTACATTCCAGCGAGCAGGCCGGGCCGGCCGCGGCGAGGACTCGTGTCTGGTTGTACTGGTTGGAGCTGATAATCCATTAGATCAGTATCTGTTGCGTGATCCAAGTCAACTGTTCGAGAGCGGAGCTGAACAAGCTACGGTCAATCCCTCGAACGATGCGATCCTTCCCGATCACGTCGTTTGTGCTGCTTCAGACCATTATCTCTCGCCAGATGACGAAGAGTACTTCGGACCGGATCTTCCTTCTATAGTGACCGACCTCGAAGCAACCGAGCGACTCCGGCGTGTTGATGGTGATCGGATCCGATGGAATGCTGTTGAAGATAATGTCCAGTGGGAGACGAACATTCGAAGTATCGACGAGCGTGAGATTACGCTTATTGACCGCAATCGTGACGAACACCTTGGGACGCTCGAATATAGCGCAGCGCTGCGAGATGCTCACCCTGACGCCATCTATACCCACCAGAAGCAGTCTTACAGAGTCGCCGAGTTGAATCTAGAGCGCGATCGGGCGTACTTTGAATCAGTGGAGACATCAGCTTACACTCGGCCGCTCCGTGAAAAAGAGATAACTATTGAGGATACGGTAAACACGGAAACAGTAGACTACGGTGGTGTAGCGTTCGAAAAGACGCTTGCTCGAATGACGGTGGCAGATTCAGTCACTGGATACCTCCATTACACGCATCCGAATGATGAGTCGCCTGCTGAACAAACGTTCGACAAGCCGTTGCCTCCGGCGACGGTGGAGACAACGGGATTATTCTTCACTGTTCCCTCAGAAGTCGAGGCATCCATCACTGCGCAAACTGAAGAACAGGATGAATACCTGAGTGCCCTTCATGCGATCGAACATGCGCTTATTTCGCTGTATCCGCGTGAGGTACTTTGCGACCGGGCAGATATCGGTGGATTATCGATCGTAGCTCATCCACAGACGGTGCGAGGAACGATCTTTGTCCATGATATCTATCCTGGAGGTGCAGGATATTCTGCAAGTGCGTATGAACAGTTGGAAGGGTTACTCGAGCAAACATTGGAGCTTGTAAAAGGGTGTAGTTGCGAGGAGGGCTGCCCCTCATGTATCCATTCGCCGCATTGTGGAAATGCGAATCGTAATCTCGACAAAGTTCTTTCAGTTGATCTCTTAGACGCTATTCTTAACTAG
- a CDS encoding Piwi domain-containing protein — protein sequence MPTQSDIEDEERIDMRVKVLSELDRPSKKMAKRLRVRDTDGNEFPLTIWKNNALSDFAWERGRWYELENARGNEFRGEKSLNGSSRLHADPIDNPTDSDQSQQSTTVEPTDELFDSLEDGLPYLSLFPIDRNFETVDVYEYRIEADGPFDDDPMDVTYNLAAYLRSCSNAAVTHAGVFSVIATSRLTNEHPTPFELTDESQVTLQADNEADNERLIRLLQQAFKTAVDDETYETGRVDRIRTQDPVITGQDGLFEACLAYTARLEILPSGKAFAGIDVSHQARSQVTVDEYVDRINASVDELVDTPVEHDPETYEKPGNGRLKGFADVTFTDPVDDFGNQSLADWYEQKGRISDDMLDRLRSEDPQLVEIQYNPNSDETNLHVPQLLRVAPRKEIVKKLAPTFHRKWDRSAKMLPDDRFRKATQFIAHLGSLSEVDAQVESTPVGPNISFMSTEVDRSDNLRFGDDQTATLPKNGLKRYGIYRRPSSFHLHYLVPEHYAGKFEPFRGQLERQLTSIGCAPDDISYDEYELGNAIEYNTTAAAVDDADLVLAVVPAPNNDFIRDGTIDDPYPEFKKSLGKQTIPSQMVRGDNLDDRWILRNTALGVIAGAGGVPWRVDEMPGDVDCFVGLDATRDPETGQFLGASANVVLSDGTVFVSKSQSLQSGETFDENAIVDVLKDVHREFVREEGESPDNIVIHRDGRLFEDVDTILEPFDETDIDIDILDVRKSGAPRAAVYRDDQFEVDHKGRLFVAQSGDYGFLTTTGRPEFDDDDGLGTPRSLRVVRRAGETPMRTLLEQVYWLSESHIGSAQRSTRLPITTYYADRCAEHAREGYLVNGELIRGVPYL from the coding sequence ATGCCGACGCAGTCCGATATCGAGGACGAGGAACGAATCGATATGCGGGTCAAGGTCCTTTCCGAACTGGACCGGCCCTCTAAGAAGATGGCAAAGCGACTTCGCGTTCGCGACACCGACGGCAACGAGTTTCCGCTTACGATCTGGAAGAACAACGCCCTGAGCGACTTCGCATGGGAACGCGGTCGGTGGTACGAACTCGAGAACGCGCGCGGCAACGAATTTCGTGGCGAAAAGAGCCTGAACGGTTCGTCACGACTGCATGCAGACCCGATTGATAATCCGACAGATTCCGATCAGTCACAGCAGTCCACGACAGTCGAACCAACTGATGAGTTATTTGATAGCCTAGAAGATGGGCTGCCCTACCTCTCACTGTTTCCGATCGACCGTAATTTCGAAACCGTAGACGTCTACGAGTATCGGATCGAGGCTGACGGACCGTTCGATGACGATCCGATGGACGTAACGTATAACCTCGCTGCGTATCTTCGATCGTGTAGTAACGCCGCCGTCACGCACGCTGGCGTTTTCTCGGTTATCGCGACCAGTCGATTGACGAACGAGCATCCCACACCGTTCGAATTAACGGACGAGTCTCAAGTGACGCTTCAGGCAGATAACGAGGCAGACAACGAGCGCCTTATTCGGCTACTCCAGCAAGCCTTCAAAACGGCAGTCGACGATGAAACGTACGAGACCGGCCGCGTCGATCGCATCCGAACACAGGACCCGGTCATCACAGGGCAGGATGGCCTCTTCGAGGCGTGTCTCGCGTACACTGCACGTCTCGAAATTCTCCCGTCCGGCAAAGCGTTCGCCGGGATTGACGTTAGTCACCAGGCCCGAAGTCAGGTCACCGTCGACGAATACGTTGATCGAATCAATGCGTCCGTCGACGAACTCGTCGATACACCTGTCGAACACGATCCGGAAACGTACGAAAAACCGGGTAACGGCCGGCTCAAAGGGTTTGCAGACGTAACGTTTACCGATCCCGTCGATGACTTCGGGAATCAGTCGCTCGCCGACTGGTACGAGCAAAAGGGCCGCATCTCCGATGACATGCTCGATCGGCTTCGATCGGAAGACCCGCAACTCGTCGAAATACAGTACAATCCCAATTCCGACGAGACGAATCTTCATGTTCCGCAGTTACTCCGGGTCGCTCCGCGCAAGGAAATCGTCAAGAAACTCGCGCCGACGTTCCACCGTAAATGGGACCGTTCCGCCAAGATGCTTCCCGACGACCGGTTCCGAAAGGCGACGCAATTCATCGCTCATCTGGGTTCGCTTTCCGAGGTCGACGCGCAGGTCGAATCGACTCCCGTCGGACCGAACATCTCGTTCATGTCTACGGAGGTCGACCGTTCGGACAACCTGCGATTCGGCGACGATCAGACTGCGACCCTGCCAAAGAACGGACTGAAGCGATACGGGATCTATCGCCGGCCATCGTCATTCCACCTCCACTATCTCGTCCCCGAACACTACGCTGGCAAGTTCGAGCCGTTCAGAGGGCAACTCGAACGACAGCTCACGTCCATCGGCTGCGCACCGGACGACATCTCTTACGACGAGTACGAACTAGGGAACGCGATCGAGTACAATACGACGGCCGCAGCGGTCGACGATGCCGACCTCGTTCTCGCTGTCGTTCCCGCACCGAACAACGACTTCATCCGGGACGGGACTATCGACGATCCATATCCCGAGTTCAAGAAATCGCTTGGTAAGCAGACCATCCCGTCACAGATGGTCCGTGGAGACAACCTCGACGATAGGTGGATTCTCCGGAACACTGCACTCGGGGTGATCGCGGGTGCCGGCGGCGTTCCGTGGCGCGTCGACGAGATGCCGGGCGATGTTGACTGCTTCGTCGGCCTCGACGCGACGCGCGACCCGGAGACTGGACAGTTCCTCGGTGCGAGTGCAAACGTCGTCCTCTCAGATGGGACCGTCTTCGTCTCGAAGTCGCAATCGCTCCAGTCCGGCGAGACGTTCGACGAGAACGCTATCGTCGACGTTCTCAAGGATGTCCATCGCGAGTTCGTACGTGAAGAGGGTGAATCCCCCGATAACATCGTGATTCATCGCGATGGCCGCCTCTTCGAGGACGTCGATACCATCCTCGAACCGTTCGACGAAACGGACATCGACATCGATATTCTCGACGTTCGAAAGAGCGGTGCTCCGCGAGCGGCAGTCTATCGGGACGACCAGTTCGAGGTCGATCACAAGGGCCGACTCTTCGTTGCCCAGAGCGGCGACTACGGATTCCTCACGACGACCGGACGTCCGGAGTTCGATGACGACGACGGACTCGGGACTCCACGGTCGCTTCGAGTCGTTCGACGAGCAGGCGAGACGCCAATGCGGACGTTACTGGAACAGGTATACTGGCTGAGCGAGAGCCACATTGGGAGTGCACAGCGGAGTACACGCTTACCGATCACGACGTACTATGCCGATCGCTGTGCCGAACACGCTCGAGAGGGATATCTCGTCAACGGAGAACTCATTCGCGGTGTCCCGTACCTCTGA